gctaagGGTATGTTTCACTGCTAGTAGTGTTTGTGTGGTGCAAAAAaattagggaaaaaaataatgaagacaGAACCCTTTTAAATTCTCATACTTCACCACAGAGCAACAGATAAATGGTAGAAACTTGAGTAACAACTGAAAGTACCCAAATGATGATAATCCCAACCACATCAAACAAGAATAAAAGTAGCTACCATTAAGATTGTGTATAAGCTATGACTTCAACACAATTAAAAGATTCATGTTTAAAAGCAGGATTAGTCCCAGAAATTTGCTGATGGCtgaaaaaacatgcagctaaGAGAGAAATAGAAGAGCAGATAAACGCGAGTATTTAACTGCATCGTATTATGAATTGATAGTTGCATATTGTTCTACCATGCAAAAAAGAATTACTTATATACACCCTTGAagatctaaaattaaaaaggcTTTCATGTCCAACAAGTAAGCAGTTTGCAAATTTGCTATGTAACAGAAAGAtggtttcattcatttctctctTATCCAAGTGCCAAGTAGGCCAAGTacctcattttaattacacAAGATTCTATATTCAATGTAAACACTAAGTTCAAGTCAGATTAAGCATGCAGGGAGTCTTTTCTTCAGATCTTACTTGATCTTCTCAGCGAGttgctctgtgttttctctAATGGCTGCTGTGACTTGATACACAGGATTCAACGTCAAGCTGTCCACATTGACCTACAGAGAAGGAAAGATACAGTCACTACAGATCAAAAGGCTTAAAAAACCCCAAGATGAAAGGCAGCTCATCATTATGTCAAacctcttttctgttttgagcAGACCGTCTGGAGTTCTGGTCGCCTGATTCCCAGTCAGAGTCTCTGTTCGGTGCAGAACTTTGTTGGTGGCTTACCTCAGGCTCTGAGACATGAGGGACCTTCTGGAGAGCAATAAAAGTTTGTAAGCAAGTCTCACTGGTAAGACAAATCAATAGACTAAACCCAAGGCCCATTGAGAAGAAGTTCAGCTATACAACTACACCAGATGTAACGGATGTACCGATTAATCCACTTTTCCAACTTTTCTTTGTCTATAAATTGATCACTAAATGGCATGTTCATTGGTGCTGAAAACAacctaaacaaaaatgttatacATGATtctgatcattaaaaaaaaaatggaatatgCTGGTCAGATCTCAAAGAAAATTAGATATTGGTACTGGCTGCTCAACTCGATCGTTGCATAACTATGAGATTTTATTACAccatattcatttattttctcccccTTGCTTTAAAATTGCCTCATATGTGTATGAAAGtcaggaaaaatggaaaaaaaataaacaaataaaaagaggtaaaaaaatatccacacttaaaaaaaatttatttatagataTGTAAAGTTAGGGAAAGACTTCAAAGAGTTGTGAAAGCAATGTTTGAATCTTCACATTTGTAAACTACAGATTAAATCATAACATACATTTTTCACTGCATCATATTAAAAACTGGACAATACCTAGTGCTGTTTataatgcaaaaaatgttaaagtcagTGTGCTGCACATGTGATGCACCTGTTTATTGCTCTCCACTTCAGGTGTTTGTGCTTCACCATCACCTGCTACATCATGGATCTCTCTGGCTAAAATAGCCAAGTCTTTGGCCAAGTCTTGACTCAACCTTACAtttagaaagacagaaaaaaaaaatcaaagtagtCATGTCATGAAATAAGTGGGGAGAAGTTCATagtgtttttttaagtcaagtTGACCTTATAGTCAGTGGAAAAGATAAAATGTCTGAGATGAAGCTGTTATCTGCACAGCAGCCAAAGCAATTATACAGTTTTGTTTAATGTTCTCAACCCATTTTGTGAAAGTGTAGGATGATCTGTTGTTGTTACATGTCTTTAGCTCCATAATAAAAGTatgcagatatttattttactgtaaaggTAAAATGCAAACTGCTCTCCTGCCAAGGCCAAATAGTTCATGTAAATGTAGGTGTTTCACTTCAAACCAGAGTATAGTTCAATGTCCAGGTACATTCACGTCAGTCTCTATATTATTGGTCAGCTACAGATTTACAAAATATGCCTACAGTTTCAttacattttgggaaaaaaaatatatcggTCAATGTGtgaatttctgtatttttctccagCTTTATCAAGAACAAGTGtagttttaaagaatttaaaaagcatttctgtttggtttaaaGTGGCAAGTTTTGGGTTTGCAATATTTCCTACCGAGCAATTTCAGCACTGTGATTGGTCCAATTATGGAAAGCTTCTCCTTCATGGCTCTCCTCCTCAGAGTTTCTGCTGCGGAGTTTCGGGTGCTGGGCAATCACTGGTTGGGGTCGAGGCTGACTGCGTGGACCATGAGAAGCTGAGGAAGGTTGGGAGCGTTTGTGTTTAAGATTGCTCCAGTTTGATTCATACTCTTCATCTGAGGTAGAGGTATAGTCAGAGCCCTTGTGTCGCCTCCTAGAGCCTTGCCGTTGTGAGTTGGTTAGAGTTATCCCAAACAAGGACAGAGAAGTGGGGAAAGGGAGAGAAACGAGAGTGCAATGAAGGAATACCTTTGGAAATCACACCACCATGTCTTTCAGAGACGAGTCACCAAAATATTTCCCAGAGCAAGAGACAGAAAAGATGCTGCGGAAGTCTTCATCCCCACACCTACTAATTCAGTGACTTTCTAAGGTGCTCAAATTGTGTATAACATAAAACTTCCACAGTTGCTGAAAACCCATTAGTGAAAACTCTTACATATCCCAAGAAACCTTTCATTTAATACAGTTCAGAACAAGAATGGCAACATGGCAGAAATGCTTGAACAACTGTATGCATTAATTTTAAGTAACACTACACAATAACCCAGAGCAGAtaagaaataaatgcttcatGAATACTTTGCAGTTAGTGTTTTAGATGTTagtaaaatgcccaaaacagtTCCCATCATAAATGCCTTTTCACtagcataaataataaatgactaTATAAGGttgctgcacatttttatgtaatatttttcatcCAAATGCAGATCAGTTAGTAATATTTAGCTCAGGTTATATAgatataacatttaatttacatatGAATATAGATAAACGATAAATTTACTCTGCATCGAATAGAGACAAAATTCTCCTATTTACCTTTATCTCTTAATTCTGTCAAACAGAACCATATATGACTGTTGTCTACTTACTTGCTGTGCTGCTGGTATATTTGGCGCTGCTCGAGCGTGTGCGAGTAACCAGGGTTTTGTTGAGTGCTGGCTTCTGTGGCCTTTCTGTAGGTTTTGGTCCGGGAGTAGAGATCCGTTGACTGGAGCTGCCGCTCTGATCTGTGCTGCGGGTGGAAAAGTTTGTGTTCCTGCTTGTCCACTGGGGGGCGGAAGAAGTTTCTGAGTCACTGGGTGCATTGAATGAACCCGCACGCCTTCGAGGCATGGCCAGCATATCCAGTCTAGAGAGTTTCTTGGCTTCCTGAGGTTGCTTTGTGGAGGACTCTTGTGCTACTCTCTCAGTTTCTGTACCTTCGTTGTCAGAGGACTCTCCCAGGCGAGCTCGTCGGAGCATGGAGGCCCTGGTGGGTCTTGGGGCCGACAAGCTGTTGGCACGGCTTAACACCTGAGACACTTTGGAGGACTTGCCTTCCTCCTTCTGAAGAGGCACCGTGTATTTGTAGTGGGTTTGGTTGTTGCTGCTTTCCTGATCGGAGTAAGGTAAGCTGGAAGGGTCATCGCTCAGGTCTGTTGAGCCGCGTTTGCCCACACTACGTCTCAGTCCAACATGGCTCCTGATGAGTTCTGGCTTGTTTCCACTATTTGAACCATAAGAGTGTTGCTTTTCAGTTTGATTATTTGTCTCTTGATTAGGATGAGTAATCTTGTCTCTATGAAGGTTACCAGCTGAtgcttttttaataaatgtgtgtgttttgattttattgctgTGCTGGCTGACAGTGCTGGAAGTATCCACATCAGAGTCTCCCGACAGAGAGTCCATTACGGGGGACGGAGTTGTCACTGGTGGTCCTGTTTGGAGTTTGGCCTCCAGAACAGCCAGAACATCCTCCGTCTGTTTGAGGTAAGTACGAGTGTCCTGACTGCTGCTCCCCTGGAATAACCCGGCACCTGGCTCTCTCTGAACTGGCAGACTAGAAATGTTTGGCAGTCTGGGATTACTGGACCTCTCCTTGGTGAAGCTCTCCTGTCTGATGAAAggtggagctgcagcttctttACCTTCTGGACTCTCTGTCCTCTGGTCCAATGTGGGAGCAGAAGCAATGTGCTTCATGTTAGAGTTCTGAATGCCTTTCTGCTTAGTTAGAGTGGCTGATGAGATGACTCTCGAAACAGACTTCCTCTCAGCCTTAGGAGTGCTAATTTTAAAGCCTACTTGCTGTGATCTGGACTCTTCCTCTGACCCAATATAAAAAGATGTGGACTTAAAAGGAACCCTAAGTCTGTCTTCATTTTGCTTGTCTTCTGCATCAAACAACTCCCTCCTACTCTGCTCTACAATGGATCCATCATCTGATTTGCTGGCATCACTAAGGCTGTCAGGCTCCACGTCATCCTGTACACTTAACCTATGAACACTGTCATCAGGCGTTGGGGTTGTTGAGGTAGTTTCCTCTAAATTGAATGTTGTGCTAGGGTTGTAATGAACATGGATGCTGGGAGTCGGAATGTCACTCTTGTCCCCGTGGGGTACAGGTGGAAGGATGCGTCTAGACTTTGGACTATCTGCATCCGAATGGTCCTGATGTTGACTGACTGTGCTCTTCTGACTGATTGTACCCCGGGCTGTAGCgaacacaaatattaaatatcgTTCATATTCATCAGTGTGCCTCATTATCATTTCAAATAACTCATTTCTCTTCAGGTGGCTTACCCCCTCCTGATGGTTCCATCTGGGTCAACATGTCAAAGAGGCCAGACGAAGGTCCAGATTCTGTGTAGCTGTCTGCCAAGCTGGCCCAGCAAGACATCCACTTAGGAGCCCCTTGTACCATGGCACCTGCTGGCTGAACCTGTGTAAAACACACAACTTAttcaacatatttaaatattacaatatcCACAGatacaataaaacacaccagAATTAATGTGTTAGATATGTATCACAACAGCTACAAAAAGAGTTAAAATTtggttaaaatcagaaaaaccaaaacagaaaagtaccCAGAGCCTCAAGCAAAGACaataaaaggaaacagaagagaaacaccTATAAGAGAGTATGGATCAAGAAGCTAAATCAAGACCTCattgtaaattaatttctcGGACATAGAGATGCACTGAGAAATCAGCTGGTGACTGAAATTAAACCATTTTACACTTTCTCTTAAGGATCTAAAATCTGAcctatttctttaaatcaagaaaaGAGCCATATCTAACCGCTTGGAAGTTCGCCCAACAACATTATTCATCACATAAGCTGTGACAGAGCTGAAAACTTAATATTAGCCATTTTCAGTACCAGAAAggtgtttaaacaaatattcttcTATCAGGAAACCATCAGCCTACATGATTGTCATGCAATATTTACAGAGGCTGCACTTTaggaaaagttcagaaaatattaagaagctcaacattgtttaaaacaaagatgttgttttatcattttaagtaGTTCAAATGTATTTGACACAAAACTAAAGAGTAAGGACTTAGTATCAAGGGAGATAATACATTAGTAATGTATGTAATAGGACCTATAATGTGTCTTGTAAATGCTGTAATTCTCTTCAGACAGgttgtttaaaaatttacatGTCTTTCATAACCTGGAGGATTTCACTGCATTTGTAGATATATTTGTAGTAAAGCACAGAGACATATCCAAGTAACTTTGAGAAATTTGGTTTCTTTTAATTATGGTTATTTTACTTCAAAGACAGTTGAAGTTTCTATCAGGGAAAATTCATTTGACCTTTTTGTAGTTCCCAACCACAAATCAGCATATCAGAGCTTTATAAAATCTGTTCCAGTGCATCTCTAttcaaaatattgattagaTTTAATGAGTCAACATTTTTTCAACCCCGATCAAAGCCAAAGCAGATGAAGTTACCTTTACCAGACTATGTCCCTGCTTTGGAGCTGGAATACCCTCACCACAGCTACTCTGCCTATACTCCTCCCTGCCCTGATCAGTAACAGGCCTAAATGCAGAGGATGCTTCTGCTTCAGCCTGGCTCATTTGCTCTGGGTTCTCAACAACACCAAACACCTGTCAGGAACAAAGCATTGCAAGGATGAAGATGAAGCTGCAAACATTTCATGATCACATAAGAAGATGCTTGTGAACAATAAGGAGAGGGTACTTCAGTTCAAGCGACATGTGGTGAACTTTAGCCATGAAGAACTTTTCTGTACCATGGAAAATAAGTACGATGGAGAAACTTGCCTGGCCGATCTTGCTGCGTGCCTCTTCCAGCTCCTTATCTTGAACATCTGCTTCAATAGTGTAAGTTCCCGCATCACTCAGACTGTCGTCCTCCTCATTTCTGGGGCTTCTGCCTTCCACATTTTGAGCAGGCATGACAGCGGTTCTTAAGGGAGCAGGTGGGTGAATAGAGGAGGATGCCTGTGGGTGGAGATGTCCTTCAGATGGAGAGGGGCTCACTTGGCTCTGTTCAGACTGTGAAACAACTCCTTGAGCTGCTTTAGGAGAAgaaaatttttctttctgcttgaGTAATTCAGCATTAAACTCCTTCGCAAGCTTGGACCTCCGACCGACGCTGCTAAAGGGTcttacagaaacagaagaagaagagcgaGAGGAAAAACTGGTGCTGAacctttcttctgtcttttccCGTCGTAGAGAGCCAGCTCTTTGAAACCCTGAAGAATCGGACCCTTTCAGTGGAATAGTGAAACGCTGGGTTGGTGGAGTGGTGAAGGATGAAGATGAGGCATTTCTCTCTGTATTTGGGCTTGAGCTCTTTTGCTCCTGCTGGATCCGGAGGTTTGAGGGCTCAGGTGGGCCGGCAGTATGTGTGAAAGATTGAGAGCGCTTCTTTCTTGAGTTATCATCAAAGAACTCGATGACGAAGGCTTGTTTTGCTTCTACTTTGCTATGAATGGAAAGAGACTGGGATTCTGGTGGAGAGGAAGACAGAGGTTCCTCTAATCCTGGAGAAGTAATTGAGGTTTTAGGGGAACTGTGCAACACATATTGGGATTCGGATTGTAGGGACTCATTTGCGTTGACTGGCTCAGATTCACCAGGAGATCCGTTCTCGTAGCAGTTTGCTGAGGACAGACAGAAATGCTTAAGCAAGACAATTATCATTCAATATCAAATTTAACAGAAGTTTATAGAGGACTTACCATCCCTTATTTTCAGATCTGATGAGTGACTATTTGTGGTGTACATATTTTCACCCTTTGACTTTCTCCTCATCATGCTTGCATTGCTTTGGACCAGCCAATCAGCTACTTTGCTCTTTGCTGACATCACCTCTGTAGGAGTGGAAGGTGCTTCGGGGGAGGTTTGCTTACGCTGCTGGCGAAGGGCAAACTTGGTTACATGGTCTTTGATCTTCAGTTTACCTGGACTGCATTCATCAAACTCAATGGTGAAAGAGGCGTGGCTCTGGACGACCGGAGGTGTGGGCGTGGAGGGGACAAACTGTGTGGGATCTGAGGTATCCTTTGTTGGCACCTCGTGAACCTGTGAGTCTGGGCCTTTTGCAGGTTTCTCCAGGAATTCCTTTGTTGGGATCTCAAAGTAGCTGGGCTCTCGACGGAAGGAGAACATGGCCTTGGCCTGAGTGTCTGACTGAGAATGGTTCACCTCATGTCTTGAAGGCTCTGCTgcaaaaaaaggataaaaagacaaagtgatAAATCTGTCTGTTATTTGGACAAACTGCAAGGAAAACACCTTAAAGAAAATAgaagtaaaagttaaatttaacctttttatttggAATGAGTGTGGATCCATTcctaaaaaaacaattcaacctAAATATATgcatggctgaaaaacataacacaacataagtgtttcatatcagtcgatattaataattattgattcgttttttgttttaaatatcataAGTACTGCCACACTGTCAGTatgactttttctgttttatccagttttcactccatgctgtttttattttaaagcaattgTGAGGCACtgtggcaaaaccttaaactgctgctgcgcaagttactcacCAGGTtattgctaggtaaccaaagagtgactgagttgatgccaccaaccttaCTTAGCTGGCTGTGAGAGTTTGAATAGCTAGAGCCTTTCCtttgcctacatctcccagaatgccatATGATTCCGagtcagagttcagtgaaattattgaacattctATCAGATGCATTATCTTTTGATATTGATTACATGTCTATCTCAATTTGTATTGCtattaatttattgtccagtcctacctaaaccaaacatttaaattaccTTGTAATTGTTAATCAATAAACCAATACCAAATGATCCAGCTGTTAATATGAGAAAACAGCTGGTCTTAGTTCCTGGTTAGACACTGCCAAATATCACTTCAGAAGCTCAGAGTCCACAGCAGGTTAGCTGAGCAGTACTAATCCGCTTCACTCTGGGCAACACGAGGGGAACAATGACCCTTCCCCCCTTCACCAGCTTAGAGGGTCATAATCCATCACGAGGCGAGCAGGCAGTCAGTGCCCATCGCCATGGCAAACACCTAACTGTCAGCCAGCAACATGCCCAAGGCTTAAAAGCATTCACCTCTCAGTGACAAGCACTGATCATCACATGGCACCAACTTATAGCTGTGAGAACACAGTATATACAGtggatattaaaataaataaacttagttaattgaactgttaaaatataaaggTTATCgagatgtaaaaaaacagcagcacaattcttttaaaaactattttcaattacaaatttatcttTTACAATTTAATTGTCTCTAAATCTtaagttttttgggtttttttttttattttaattttcttgtgaGAATTAACTTTATTAAATCACATCTCACCATAGATTGATAAATATCTGCTCAATGCgtagaaaaaaagtcatcacTATGACCAAACAATTAATGGACATTAAAGCACCCcctgaaaagttaatttttggAAGTACAAGGTTTTTGTCCAacacaatgttaaaaataaaaaaactgccaTTACCTACAAAGTTAAACTTTCCTAGATAGATTTCACCAAATAGgggaaataaatattaaatacacaaacagtTGGACAGAATCATATGTAAGCAGTCATTCATAATTGCAGAAACAATGgatatttctgacaaaaattggtaaaaaaaaaaaaggccaggAATAAACTGGTTAATTCTTGGTCTTGCATGACAACAGCAGCATTGAAGGAACTGCTGAGACTGGTCATGTTCTAAATGTGAAATCAGCATGGTAAATCAGAAGCCATTATGTACCATGAAACATCCATATCTGgataaaatgtatcaaaaccTTGTAGAAGATAGTGCTATTAAACTAACCTTAAGTTTTGGACCACAATTCCAAGTGCTATATTTAGTAtaaagcagcattttatttttgacccGAAACCTTCAGATATCTACTATAAAGATAAGTTCTATGTTCACTGTACGAACATAGAATGCATTCTCTGACCTGAAGCCTCATCTTCTGGCATTTTTCCACCTctgttctgctttgtgttggctTGTTCCTCATCTTCCCCCCACCAGGAAGGTTGGCCATATAGAGGAGTGGGTTTAGAAATCGGAGAATCTGTAGAAGCTGGAAGACAAATCATTTATACTCAGACTCAGTACATATGCCCCCGTATGTACTCAGGCATATATACCAACACTAGAGAACAACAGaaatttgttcattattttttttattatgagaGAAACTAAAATCTGTATTGAGAAACTATAAGAATTTGCAGCACTACACTTCTTGCAGCACTTAGTTTTGTTACACATTCCCATGACTTAAAGGGGTTAAACTGCTGTACCAGTGGTATCATGCAGACCACCTAATCTAATCCATCTCATGAGATGACAGCGTAGTTAATCCTAATCTTccatgaaaagaaagaaataatacagaacataaaaacataataaatcaaGCCACCTTGTAGACACAGACACTCTAATACATGCAGTTTAAACTCTTATTACTGCAGTACAAAGAAGAGTTTTCCTGCTTTGGTGTTGCCATGTAACCTGGCACACTTCCACTCACATTCCAGCATGCCCATAATGGATTAATCAGATAATCTAAGAGCTGCGTTTTTGGCGTGATACATAGGACCAAACAGGCTGTTTAGAGGTTTAATATGGCTCCACAAACACAGGCATTAGAAACACTTTACCACTGTTGCCTTGGATACATGCAGTAAGATGTAAACACAGTGACAAAAGAAGAACAAGGGCATGTTACCAATTCCTTTCCTCTTACtcagttcttttgttttagctCAAGAAAACATGCACAAGCACAGCAAAGTGCCCTCTCCTGAGTTATGATGAGATTGTTaaagataattatttattaaagaagaaaataaatatgtaaagcatatctttaaacataaacatgagatgctttttatgtcaaaattccATACTTTTTCAGACTCAAGTTTTCAGAGTTCTCTGTCCTTTTcaaatctctttaaaatatattaatccaAAACTTTCCTATGTATTCTTTATAAAACTATTTCTACTTTCTTCTACTTTCAATAAGGAAGGTACAAAAATCATAGCGAACTAAGGGACAAAGGAAAGATAAATGTACTTAAAAGGTTAGATGGATCAACAAATAGACAAGTGATGGAATGGATGGCTGGACTGATTAATGactgaataaaatattgatgGACAGAAGAATTGATTGGATAGATGGATACAggaacaaagacacaaaatgatggatggaaaaaGGAAGGGATGGGCAGAAGGGAAGATGGACAAAAATTTGGACAGATGGATAAATTGATAGAGGGAGGCATGGACAGGTGGACAAACAGATGGCCAGacaaataaatggatggatgtgcagaaagatg
This is a stretch of genomic DNA from Gambusia affinis linkage group LG16, SWU_Gaff_1.0, whole genome shotgun sequence. It encodes these proteins:
- the cep170ba gene encoding centrosomal protein of 170 kDa protein B isoform X4 is translated as MSVTSWFLVSSSGTRHRLPREMIFVGREECELMLQSRSVDKQHAVINYDQNRDEHMVKDLGSLNGTFVNDLRIPDQTYITLKLSDVIRFGYDVHVYILEKSQHKVPEEALKHEKYTSQLQLSIKSLEAKSKEKQQLESSEKNKDAVSNVKLQEKSERKAQSLTASTDSPISKPTPLYGQPSWWGEDEEQANTKQNRGGKMPEDEASEPSRHEVNHSQSDTQAKAMFSFRREPSYFEIPTKEFLEKPAKGPDSQVHEVPTKDTSDPTQFVPSTPTPPVVQSHASFTIEFDECSPGKLKIKDHVTKFALRQQRKQTSPEAPSTPTEVMSAKSKVADWLVQSNASMMRRKSKGENMYTTNSHSSDLKIRDANCYENGSPGESEPVNANESLQSESQYVLHSSPKTSITSPGLEEPLSSSPPESQSLSIHSKVEAKQAFVIEFFDDNSRKKRSQSFTHTAGPPEPSNLRIQQEQKSSSPNTERNASSSSFTTPPTQRFTIPLKGSDSSGFQRAGSLRREKTEERFSTSFSSRSSSSVSVRPFSSVGRRSKLAKEFNAELLKQKEKFSSPKAAQGVVSQSEQSQVSPSPSEGHLHPQASSSIHPPAPLRTAVMPAQNVEGRSPRNEEDDSLSDAGTYTIEADVQDKELEEARSKIGQVFGVVENPEQMSQAEAEASSAFRPVTDQGREEYRQSSCGEGIPAPKQGHSLVKVQPAGAMVQGAPKWMSCWASLADSYTESGPSSGLFDMLTQMEPSGGARGTISQKSTVSQHQDHSDADSPKSRRILPPVPHGDKSDIPTPSIHVHYNPSTTFNLEETTSTTPTPDDSVHRLSVQDDVEPDSLSDASKSDDGSIVEQSRRELFDAEDKQNEDRLRVPFKSTSFYIGSEEESRSQQVGFKISTPKAERKSVSRVISSATLTKQKGIQNSNMKHIASAPTLDQRTESPEGKEAAAPPFIRQESFTKERSSNPRLPNISSLPVQREPGAGLFQGSSSQDTRTYLKQTEDVLAVLEAKLQTGPPVTTPSPVMDSLSGDSDVDTSSTVSQHSNKIKTHTFIKKASAGNLHRDKITHPNQETNNQTEKQHSYGSNSGNKPELIRSHVGLRRSVGKRGSTDLSDDPSSLPYSDQESSNNQTHYKYTVPLQKEEGKSSKVSQVLSRANSLSAPRPTRASMLRRARLGESSDNEGTETERVAQESSTKQPQEAKKLSRLDMLAMPRRRAGSFNAPSDSETSSAPQWTSRNTNFSTRSTDQSGSSSQRISTPGPKPTERPQKPALNKTLVTRTRSSSAKYTSSTASSRRRHKGSDYTSTSDEEYESNWSNLKHKRSQPSSASHGPRSQPRPQPVIAQHPKLRSRNSEEESHEGEAFHNWTNHSAEIARLSQDLAKDLAILAREIHDVAGDGEAQTPEVESNKQVPHVSEPEVSHQQSSAPNRDSDWESGDQNSRRSAQNRKEVNVDSLTLNPVYQVTAAIRENTEQLAEKIKVLFQDRLEISEDIEARINSDTDITVGRISNKEMASILKELRRVQVQLEVINAVVDPSGTTEATKTPPATDAASPEVQPSRTSSSRDWRTVHSVAKRGGGPRPSESVRRAAVTPDDLRQGYLV
- the cep170ba gene encoding centrosomal protein of 170 kDa protein B isoform X2 translates to MSVTSWFLVSSSGTRHRLPREMIFVGREECELMLQSRSVDKQHAVINYDQNRDEHMVKDLGSLNGTFVNDLRIPDQTYITLKLSDVIRFGYDVHVYILEKSQHKVPEEALKHEKYTSQLQLSIKSLEAKSKEKQQLESSEKNKDAVSNVKLQEKSERKAQSLTASTDSPISKPTPLYGQPSWWGEDEEQANTKQNRGGKMPEDEASEPSRHEVNHSQSDTQAKAMFSFRREPSYFEIPTKEFLEKPAKGPDSQVHEVPTKDTSDPTQFVPSTPTPPVVQSHASFTIEFDECSPGKLKIKDHVTKFALRQQRKQTSPEAPSTPTEVMSAKSKVADWLVQSNASMMRRKSKGENMYTTNSHSSDLKIRDANCYENGSPGESEPVNANESLQSESQYVLHSSPKTSITSPGLEEPLSSSPPESQSLSIHSKVEAKQAFVIEFFDDNSRKKRSQSFTHTAGPPEPSNLRIQQEQKSSSPNTERNASSSSFTTPPTQRFTIPLKGSDSSGFQRAGSLRREKTEERFSTSFSSRSSSSVSVRPFSSVGRRSKLAKEFNAELLKQKEKFSSPKAAQGVVSQSEQSQVSPSPSEGHLHPQASSSIHPPAPLRTAVMPAQNVEGRSPRNEEDDSLSDAGTYTIEADVQDKELEEARSKIGQVFGVVENPEQMSQAEAEASSAFRPVTDQGREEYRQSSCGEGIPAPKQGHSLVKVQPAGAMVQGAPKWMSCWASLADSYTESGPSSGLFDMLTQMEPSGGARGTISQKSTVSQHQDHSDADSPKSRRILPPVPHGDKSDIPTPSIHVHYNPSTTFNLEETTSTTPTPDDSVHRLSVQDDVEPDSLSDASKSDDGSIVEQSRRELFDAEDKQNEDRLRVPFKSTSFYIGSEEESRSQQVGFKISTPKAERKSVSRVISSATLTKQKGIQNSNMKHIASAPTLDQRTESPEGKEAAAPPFIRQESFTKERSSNPRLPNISSLPVQREPGAGLFQGSSSQDTRTYLKQTEDVLAVLEAKLQTGPPVTTPSPVMDSLSGDSDVDTSSTVSQHSNKIKTHTFIKKASAGNLHRDKITHPNQETNNQTEKQHSYGSNSGNKPELIRSHVGLRRSVGKRGSTDLSDDPSSLPYSDQESSNNQTHYKYTVPLQKEEGKSSKVSQVLSRANSLSAPRPTRASMLRRARLGESSDNEGTETERVAQESSTKQPQEAKKLSRLDMLAMPRRRAGSFNAPSDSETSSAPQWTSRNTNFSTRSTDQSGSSSQRISTPGPKPTERPQKPALNKTLVTRTRSSSAKYTSSTASSRRRHKGSDYTSTSDEEYESNWSNLKHKRSQPSSASHGPRSQPRPQPVIAQHPKLRSRNSEEESHEGEAFHNWTNHSAEIARLSQDLAKDLAILAREIHDVAGDGEAQTPEVESNKQKVPHVSEPEVSHQQSSAPNRDSDWESGDQNSRRSAQNRKEVNVDSLTLNPVYQVTAAIRENTEQLAEKIKVLFQDRLEISEDIEARINSDTDITVGRISNKEMASILKELRRVQVQLEVINAVVDPSGTTEATKTPPATDAASPEVQPSRTSSSRDWRTVHSVAKRGGGPRPSESVRRAAVTPDDLRQGYLV